Within the Solibacillus silvestris genome, the region TTGAGCAGAATCCTTCAACGGTGTATGACTATACGATGAAAGGAAATTTAGTAGCGGTTATTACAGACGGAACCGCGGTTTTAGGATTAGGGGATATTGGACCGGAAGCTGCCTTACCGGTAATGGAAGGGAAGGCGTTATTATTAAAGCGCTTTGCAAATGTTGATGCGGTGCCGGTATGCTTAAATACTAAAAACGTAGACGAGATTGTCAATATTGTAAAAGCGATTTCACCGACATATGGTGCGATCAACTTGGAGGATATTTCAGCACCACGCTGTTTTGAAATTGAAGACCGACTGCGTGCTGAATGTTCAATTCCTGTATTTCATGATGACCAGCACGGAACAGCAATTGTCGTAGGGGCAGGTTTAATTAATGCGGTGAAACTTGTGAAAAAAGACGTCGCGAAATTAAAGGTTGTCATAAACGGAGCTGGAGCTGCAGGTATTGCGATTCTCCGTATCCTAATTCAGATGGGTTATACAAATGTCGTAATGTGTGACACGAAGGGCATTATTTATGAAGGCCGTCCTGAAGGTATGAATCCGGTGAAAGAACAGGTCGCTAATTTATCGAATCCGGATCAATTACGCGGCACTTTAGATGATGCATTAATAGGGGCAGATGTTTTTATCGGGGTTTCGGCAGCAAATATTTTAACGGAAAATCATATTAAATCGATGGCTATAGATCCAATTGTCTTTGCATTGGCAAATCCGGATCCTGAAATAACGCCGGAAAATGCGAAAAAGTGGGGCGTGAAAATTATCGGTACCGGCCGTTCTGACCATGCTAACCAAGTGAATAATATGTTAGCTTTCCCTGGTATTTTCCGTGGTGCATTGGATGTAAGAGCAACGGATATAAATGAATCGATGAAGCTGGCGGCAGTTGAGGCTATTGCTTCGCTTGTAACGGACGAAGAGCTGAATGAAGATTTCATTATCCCAAGTTCGATGGACGAACGGGTTGCAGGAGTAGTTGCGAAAGCGGTTGGATCAGCTGCAATCGAATCAGGGGTATCTGAATTGTTCCAGCAAGAGGATTTTATCAACACTTCGGTAGCCATCTAAAAAGGATGTGCTTGAAAGTAAATTCAGCACACCCTGCAATCTAATATAGTGAGGACGAACAATCAGTGGGATGTAGATAATCTCCACTGATTGTAGGATCACGCTAAACTGTTTGAAGCTCAGAAGTCAGTTGCTCCAATTGCGTAATTAAATCACCGATAAATGCGATTGTGTCACGTAATGGCTGTTCAGTCGTAATATCGACACCGGCCATTTGTGCAAGTTCAACAGGTGTTTTCGTGCCGCCTGCTTTTAATACATCGATCCACTGTTCAACAGCTGCTTCGTCACCGTTTAAAATCCGTTGTGAAACTTGAGTTGAAATAGTTAAACCTGCAGAGTACGTATATGGATATAAGCCCATATAGTAATGTGGCTGACGCATCCATGTCAATTCTGCGCCTTCAGTTACTTCAACTGTATCTCCCCAGAACTGCTCAAGCACCTCACGTTTTAATTCATTTAGTTTAGGTGCATTGACGCTTCCTCCAGCATCGATAATTTCATATACTTTGCGTTGGTAAGCTGCTTCAAGTAAATGTGTCACGAAATTATGGTAGTACGTACGGCTAATAATTGTTGAAATGACCCAACGTTTAAAGCGCGCATCAGTTGAATTTTTTAATAGGTGGTTTGCCATAAGCATTTCATTCATTGTTGATGGAGCTTCAATGAAATAAAGTGATGGTCTTGCATTAAAAATGTTTTGCTCTTCATTTGCCAAATAGAAATGACCGGCATGACCAAGTTCATGGGCTAAAACGAATACTTCATTCATTCGGCTTGTCCAAGAAATCAATACATACGGGTGTACACCATATGGGCTTGAACAGAATGCACCAGTTGATTTTCCGGCATTTTGTGCAAAATCGATCCAACGCTCATCAAAAGAACGATCGATCATATTCGTATAATGCTCGCCCATAATAGATAACCCGTCTTTCATATATTGACGAGATTCTTCCACCGTAATTTTCGGCTCATATGATGGGTCCAATGAAATTTTAAGATCCGCAAATGTCATTTTATCCAACTGATGTGTTTTTTGCAGAAGTTTCGCATAGCGACGCATATGTGGTGCCAGCTCATTCATAATTAAATCGATTTGACGGTTATACATCGAGCGGTCCACTTGCTGTGACTGTAATAATGAATCAAAAATATTGTCGTAGCCACGAAGGTCTGCATCCGTTTTTTCAATCGTCAAGTGTGAATTATATGTTTTGGCAGTCGTATGCTGATAGTCACGCAGTTTTTTTGAAAAGGCTTCAAATGCAGCGCGACGCTTATCCGTGTCTGTTTCAAGCTCCCAATCGCCTTCAAACAAGTTGTAGCTAAGCGGGAATGATTCACCATCTACTTCAAAATTCGGGAACTGCATATCGACTAATTTTGTTGTATTGTAAAGCTCATATGGCGCGTCAAATGTTGCACCGAATGCCGCTAGAGCTTTCTCCGCTTCAGGATGTAACTGATGCGGCTTTTGTACTAATAATTTATTAATAAAGTTAGCGTATTCCGGTTTTGTATTTTGTGCTTCTTTTAAAACGGCTTCGTCCAAGGCTAGCAAATCACTTTTTACAAATGATAGCTTGGTTGCAAGTTTTGCAGCGAAAGAACCGAAGCTAGCAGCACGCATCTGATTTTCGGTGCTCGTCTGATCAACACTATGTGAAAGACTCGCATATGTCCCAATGACCACCATCTTCTCCTGAATTTTTTCCGTTGCCTCAATTGCCTTAATCGCACCTTGTACATTTGTAATTGTCCCTGCGAGTTCAGCCGCA harbors:
- a CDS encoding malate dehydrogenase, yielding MDLMKKSLEMHEHFGGKMEIRAKVPVQDKYDLSLAYSPGVAAPCLAIEQNPSTVYDYTMKGNLVAVITDGTAVLGLGDIGPEAALPVMEGKALLLKRFANVDAVPVCLNTKNVDEIVNIVKAISPTYGAINLEDISAPRCFEIEDRLRAECSIPVFHDDQHGTAIVVGAGLINAVKLVKKDVAKLKVVINGAGAAGIAILRILIQMGYTNVVMCDTKGIIYEGRPEGMNPVKEQVANLSNPDQLRGTLDDALIGADVFIGVSAANILTENHIKSMAIDPIVFALANPDPEITPENAKKWGVKIIGTGRSDHANQVNNMLAFPGIFRGALDVRATDINESMKLAAVEAIASLVTDEELNEDFIIPSSMDERVAGVVAKAVGSAAIESGVSELFQQEDFINTSVAI
- a CDS encoding oligoendopeptidase F, producing the protein MSMLKRSDVPVEETWNLEDLFATEQAYTAAIEELGQLVEETAAELAGTITNVQGAIKAIEATEKIQEKMVVIGTYASLSHSVDQTSTENQMRAASFGSFAAKLATKLSFVKSDLLALDEAVLKEAQNTKPEYANFINKLLVQKPHQLHPEAEKALAAFGATFDAPYELYNTTKLVDMQFPNFEVDGESFPLSYNLFEGDWELETDTDKRRAAFEAFSKKLRDYQHTTAKTYNSHLTIEKTDADLRGYDNIFDSLLQSQQVDRSMYNRQIDLIMNELAPHMRRYAKLLQKTHQLDKMTFADLKISLDPSYEPKITVEESRQYMKDGLSIMGEHYTNMIDRSFDERWIDFAQNAGKSTGAFCSSPYGVHPYVLISWTSRMNEVFVLAHELGHAGHFYLANEEQNIFNARPSLYFIEAPSTMNEMLMANHLLKNSTDARFKRWVISTIISRTYYHNFVTHLLEAAYQRKVYEIIDAGGSVNAPKLNELKREVLEQFWGDTVEVTEGAELTWMRQPHYYMGLYPYTYSAGLTISTQVSQRILNGDEAAVEQWIDVLKAGGTKTPVELAQMAGVDITTEQPLRDTIAFIGDLITQLEQLTSELQTV